In Brachybacterium fresconis, the genomic stretch CAGCTCATCCCAGCGAGGCTTCGATCTCCTCCCACAATGGCTCGGCCATGAGGCGGCTGAAGTGAGTGGTGAGGTGGTGGCCGTCGCGGTAGACCAGGACGTTGCCGATGATCGGCGGACACATCGACTCGTTGCAGAGGTACGCGGTCAGGTCCACGTACCGTGCCCCGGTCGTCTCGGCCGCGGACTGTTCCGCCTCGGTCACGGCAGGATCGAAGGCCTCCCCGCGGGGGACGGCGCACTGGGCGGTGTCCTCGAGGTTCTTCGACAGGCACACGGCGGAGGTCTCGCCCTGGTCGGGGACGTCGGCGAGCACGTCGACCACGGGCCCGTCGGACGATGACCCGTCGGCCGCCCCATCGCTCGACCCGTCTCCTGAACCGTCGGCCCCCGCCCCTGAACCGTCGGCCCCCGCCTCGTCGGAGCCCGAGCCCGAGCCGTCACCGCCGGGCCCTTCGATCGCGTCGATCGTGGACTCCATCCCCTGCTGCCAGCGCGTCGCGAAGTCACCCCCGCCCTCGAGCTCGGGGCGTTCGGCGCCGTAGTTCGCCAGCAGCACCAGGTCGGGCTGCTCCTCGTTGATCCGGTCGATCACGCCCTGACGCCAGGTGTCGCACTCGGTGTACGTCACGCCCTCGAGCACCAGCGGCACGTCGACGCTGGGGCAGGAGCTCTTGGTGTTGGTGTCCAGGCGGATCTTGCCCTGCTCGGCGAGCTCGGCGAGCGCCGGGTACCAGCTGGCCGCGTGGGAGTCGCCGAACAGGAACACCAGCGGGGCGTCCTCGTTCTCCCCCACCCGACAGCCGCTGGAGTCGGTGCTGTCCTGCGGGCGGTGGCAGTCGCTGGCGTAGATGGAGGGGTTGTCCGCCTCGGCCTCCTCCAGAGGCGGGGTGAGGTTCTCCGGGACGAAGCCGGTTCCGGCCGGGTCCTTCTGCAGCTGCGTCTCCTCCCCCGCCGTCTGATTCGTGGCCGTCTCGCCCCGTGCCGAGGTCAGGTAGTAGCTGCCGCCGGCGGTCGCGATCAGCGCCGCGGAGGTGGCCAGCGCCGCCGCGCCGGTCCACAGCCGGGACCGCTTGCGCAACGTGGGCCAGGCGATGACGGGCCGCTCGACGAAGCGGAACAGCAGCCAGGCCAGCGGGATCGCCACCGCTCCGAGAGCCAGACGCAGCCACAGCGGCAGCGGGTTGTCCTCGCCGACGGCGACCTGCGGGATCACCTGCAGCGGCCAGTGCACCAGGTACAGCGAATAGGAGATCGCCCCGACGAACTGGAAGGGCCGCAGCCCGAGGATCCGGTTCGCGCTGCCTCGCCCGGGCGCGGCGCCGCCGATGATCAGCAGCACCGTGGCCAGCACCGGCAGCGCGGCGGTGTAGCCGGGGAACGGGGTCTGCTCGGTGTACACCAGGCCCACCACGGCCAGCAGCGCCAGCCCCACCCAGGACAGCGCCCCGGTCCCCGCCGCCCGCGGCCACCGGGCGCCGGAGCGCAGCAGGAACGCCACCAGCGCGCCGGCCCCCAGCTCCCAGGCCCGCGTCGGCAGGGAGAAGAACACCCAGGGCTGGGAGACGCTCATCAGCGCCACGCACAGCGCGAAGGAGACCGCCACCAGAACGGCCGACACGACCAGCAGACGGCGCTCGCTGCGCCGGCACAGCCAGAAGCCGACCGCGAGGATCGCCGGCCAGAACAGGTAGAACTGCTCCTCGACGCCGAGGGACCAGTAGTGCTGGAACACCGACGGGCTGGTCTCGGCCAGATAGTTGGTGCCCTCGACGGCGAACAGCATGTTCGGCACGTACAGCGCCACGGCCACCGCACCCTTGGCGACCTCGTTCATCAGCAGCGGCGGCATCCAGATCCAGGCGGCCAGCACGGTCGCGATGCCCACCAGCAGGGAGGCCGGCAGGATGCGTCGGGCGCGCTTGGCGTAGAAGCTGCCGAAGGAGATCCGGCCGTCGCGCTCGAGCGATTCGAGCAGGTGGGTGGTGATGAGGAATCCGGAGATGACGAAGAAGACGTCGACGCCGACGAACCCGCCGGAGAGCCAGGTCACCCCGGAGTGGTAGAGCACGACGAACAGGACCGCGATCGCGCGCAGTCCCTGCACGTCCGGGCGGAAACCGGACTTCTTGGCCGCAGGGGCGGCAGAGGTGCTCTCACCGACGGCAGTCACGTGCTCTCCTTCCCGACGGGCGGGACGTCCCGTGGAGTCTAACCAGCACGCACGAGCATCGGACGACGCATTTCGCGGCATCAATCCAGGGCGGCCACACCTATCAGGATCTCCAGGTAGCGGCGGGCCAGGACGTCGTCGTCGGCATGCTCGCCGACCCAGGCGCGGCCGCTGGCGCGCACCCCGGCCCGGTCGCGGTCGGCGGCCAGCTCGCGCCACAGTGCCGTCAGCGCGTCGACGTCGCCCGGGGGCAGCACATCGCCGGCGTCCGCGGCGCGGACCACGTCGGCCGCCTCCCCGTCCAGCAGCGCCGTGATGTGACGGCCGGTGGCGAGCATCTCGTACAGCTTGGAGGGGACGGTCCACTGGAACGGCGCCCAGTCCCGCAGCGAGACCACGACGGTGTCCGCCCAGCGGTAGTGGGCGCCGACCTCGCGATGCGGGATGCGCGGCAGCACCTCGACGGGGGCGTCGAGCTCTTCGGCCAGCGCCGCCAGGGCAGGGGCCTCGATCCCGTGGCCGATCATTTTGACCTGCACGGGGACCCCCTCCTCGTGCAGCTGCGCCGCCGCCCGCACGACGATGTCCAGGCCCTGCGAGCGCCCCATATTGCCCAGGTACAGGCAGCGCAGGGCGGTGTGGTCGCTCTCGAGGTGATCGCGCTGCGGGGTGACCTTCGCCAGGTCGGTGCCGTTGCGGACCACCTCGACCGGGGACACCCCGCGCTCCTCGAGCACGTCGGCGAAGCGGTCGGTGGTGGTGACGACGGCCTGCGCGCCGCTCTGCCAGCTGGTGACCTGCGCATGCACCTGCCCCTTCGCCAGCGCCACCGCCCAGCGCAGGCTGCGGCGCAGCGCTCCGGGCTGCGGGGCGTGCACCGCCTCGGCGGGCAGGGCGCCGACGGGGCCGACGTGCGTGACCAGATCGGGCCAGGCATCACGCATCTCCACGACCAGCGGGACGCCCCACAGGGCCGCGAGCGTGCGACCCACCAGGAGCGTGGGAATCGCGGGTGCGGTGGCGACGACGACGTCGGGTCGGGTGCCGGGACGGCTGAAGCGCCGCCGCAGCCGACGCAGGGCGTCCAGCGCCGAGACCAGGTGATCGGCGGTGCGGGAGGTGATGTCCGCGCGGTGCGGGAGGTAGGCGGTGCGCAGCACGGTCTCCCCGTGGCGTCCGCGCTCGACGGCGCCGACAGGGTGCGTGCGCAGCTGCGCGCGGGTGGGGCGTCCGCCGGGATAGTGCGGCACGGGCGTCGCGACGGTCACGCGGTGACCTGCGGCTTCGAAGCGCTCGATCAGCGCCGACCAGCGCCGCTGCGGCGCCCCGAACTCCGGGGCGTAGTAATGGGTCAGCAGCAGGATCCTCATCCGGCGGCGGCCTCCTCCGGACCGGCGGTTCCGGCTGCGATCACCCCGGGGCCGCCGTCAGCGGTCACCCGGGGGCCGCCGTCGCCGGAGGTCTCCTCGAGGCCCACGGCACGGGCGGCCTCCCGCAGCGTCTGCGGGGAGGCGTGGAGGGTGTCCGGCGGGCGCAGGCCGGCCCGGGCGGACGCGGCGTCCACGAAGAGCCACAGCGCCTGCGGGTGGGCGGGATCGGCATCGCGGTCGACGGCGGCCCGCCGATGCTGCCGATCGGACGTCCGACGCGCGGTGGCTCGACCGTCGGAGGCGTCGGAGCCGTCAGGGCTGTCGGAGCCGTCGGCCCCGTCGGGTCCCGCGCTGTCACCCCCGCGGCGCGCGGCCGCGATCTGGGCATCGGCTCGGCGGCGGCCGTCGGGTTCCTCCGGCTCCGTATGCGGCGCAGGCAGCACGGCGATCGCCGCGGTGGGGATCAGCACGCTGCGGGAGCTGAGCTGACGGCGCACGACGGTGATCCCGGCGAGCTCGCCGGTGGCGTCGTGCACGTAGATGTCCCGCACCCGCCCCACCTGTGCACCGTCGCTGCCCAGCACGGTCACGCCGGCGAGGGCCTGGAGACGTGCGCGACGGGCCAGGCGGCCTGCGTCGGACGATCCCTCTTCGGCCTCCCCGTCCGTGATGCCGTCGCCCGGGCCGGTTGCCTCGTCGGCGTCGGAGCTCACGGCCCCTGAGCCGGAAGTGCGGGCGTCCTCGGCCCCGAGCTGCGGCGTCGCGCCCGCAGAGACGGCGAAGCCGTCCCCCTCGGGATGCTCAGCGGGGGTCTCGCCCCCCGACGTCTCGGTCACGCAGACCCGATCCTCCTCAGTCGATCACGCACAGGTGCACGAAGTCTCGCACATCGCGGGTGGGGTCACCGGAGCCGTTCTGCTGCAGCTCGCGCACCGAATGCTCGCGCACCGTCAGGCTCAGCAGCAGGGAGAACAGGGTGCGGGCGACGAACGCGGGATCCGCCCCCGGGACCAGCATCCCCTTGTCCGCGAGGCCCGTGAGGACCTCGTCGAGCACGTGCTCGTGGACGAGGCGCAGCCGCGCGATGCGGTAGCGGCCCGGATGGGACGGGTTCACGATCTCGGCGGACAGGGTCGCCAGCAGAGCCATCGAGTGCTGAGTGGGATTCCACGGCCCGGACAGGGCGGCCAGCAGGGTCGCGGGGGACCCCTGCAGCGACTCGACCGAGTCCAGCAACCCCTGCGCGTGCGCCTCGAGCCGGTCGATGACCGCGCCGAGCAGGGCGTCCTTCGAGGCGAAGTGGTGCAGCATCCCCGGGTGGGAGATGCCGACCCGGCGCGAGATGTCCCGCAGGCTCGCCCCGTGGTAGCCCCGCTCGGCGAACAGCGCCGAGGCACCGTCGAGGATGGCCTCGCGCCGCGCCTGGCCCGGGCCCGTGGACTCCGGAGCCGCCGTCTCGGGGGCGACCACGGTGCGCGGCTCGTCGGAGTCCACCGCGCCGGTCGGGACGCCGGGAGCCGCCGGATCCGCCGCCGGGGCGGGCGAGGGCACGGCGGCCCCCTCCGCGGGAGCGCCGACGACGGGCGGGAGGTCGTCGCCGACCTCCGACTCGGCGGCCGCGATCGTATCCAGCGTGCGCAGCACGTTGGTCAGGGGGTCCGCGCTCATGGTCACCGAGCTCCCGTCGAAGGTCTCCTCGCCGGCTCGATCAGAGAACGAGAGGGAGAGCGGGGCGGGCCCTGTCCTCGTGCCCGGAGGGCCTCCCGTGGCGGGCAGTGTCATGGTCGTTACCTCGCGGCAATCAGTTCGGCGATCTGGATGGCGTTCAGGGCGGCGCCCTTGCGAAGATTATCCGCTACCGCGAACAGCACAAGACCCTTTCCGTCCGGAACCGACTGATCCTGTCGGATCCGGCCGACGAAGGTGCCGTCCCTGCCGGCCGCATCCAGCGGGGTCGGCAGGTCCACGACGGTGACCCCGTCGGCCGCTTCCAGCAGCTCACGCGCCTGCTCGGGGGTGATCGGCTGGTCGAACTCGGCGTGGATCGCGACCGCGTGGCCGGTCATCACCGGCACCCGCACGCAGGTGCCCGCCACCGGCAGCTGAGGCAGGTCGAGGATCTTGCGGGACTCGTGGCGGAGCTTCTGCTCCTCGTCGGTCTCGTTCGACCCGTCCTCGACGATGCTTCCGGCCATGGCCAGCACGTTGAACGCGATCGGCTTGACGTAGGTGGACGGCTCGCCGAGGTCGACCGAGGACCCGTCCAGCGCCAGCTTCTCCACCTCGTCGGCGCCCGCCCGCACCTGGCCGGCCAGCTCCGCGACCCCGGCGACGCCGGAGCCGGAGACGGCCTGGTAGGTGGCGACCTTCAGCCGCGCCAGACCGGCCGCGTCGTGCAGCGGCTTCAGCGTCGGCATCGCGGCCATGGTGGTGCAGTTGGGGTTGGCGATGATCCCGCGCGGCGGGGCGTCGATCGCCTGCGGGTTCACCTCCGAGACGACCAGCGGCACCTGGTCGTCGCGGCGGAAGGCGGAGGAGTTGTCCACGACGGTCGCGCCGGCGTCGGCGAACCGCGGGGACAGCGCCTTCGAGGTGGAGCCGCCGGCGGAGAAGATCGCGATGTCGATCGTGCTGCCCTCGGAGGTGATGTCCGCGGTCTCGGCATCCTCGACCAGCAGGGACTGGCCGGCGTACGGCACGGTCCTGCCGGCGCTGCGGGCCGACGCGAAGGCGCGCACCCCGGCGTGGGGCACGGCGCGGTCCGCGAGCAGGGCGAGCATGACCTGGCCGACCTGGCCGGTCGCGCCCACCAGGGCGATGACCGGACCGTCGGGCGTGTACCCGGGAGTGGTGGTGACGTCGAAGGCGTCCGCGCCGGGGGTGGCACCGGCGGTGCCGCTGCTGCTGGAGGTGCTGCCGCTGGGAGTGCTGCTGGGGGTGCTGCTGGTCATCGTCCGGTTCCTCCGTACACGACGGCTTCGGTCTGCTCGGCATCCAGGCCGAAGGCGCTGTGGATGACGCGCACGGCGTCATCGAGCTTGGCCTGCTCGGTGACCACCGAGATGCGGATCTCCGAGGTGGAGATTATGTCGATGTTGATGCCCGCCTCGCCGAGGGAGCGGAACAGGGTCGCCGATACGCCCGGGTGCGAGCGCATGCCGGCGCCGACGATGCTGACCTTGCCGATCTGGTCGTTG encodes the following:
- a CDS encoding acyltransferase family protein → MTAVGESTSAAPAAKKSGFRPDVQGLRAIAVLFVVLYHSGVTWLSGGFVGVDVFFVISGFLITTHLLESLERDGRISFGSFYAKRARRILPASLLVGIATVLAAWIWMPPLLMNEVAKGAVAVALYVPNMLFAVEGTNYLAETSPSVFQHYWSLGVEEQFYLFWPAILAVGFWLCRRSERRLLVVSAVLVAVSFALCVALMSVSQPWVFFSLPTRAWELGAGALVAFLLRSGARWPRAAGTGALSWVGLALLAVVGLVYTEQTPFPGYTAALPVLATVLLIIGGAAPGRGSANRILGLRPFQFVGAISYSLYLVHWPLQVIPQVAVGEDNPLPLWLRLALGAVAIPLAWLLFRFVERPVIAWPTLRKRSRLWTGAAALATSAALIATAGGSYYLTSARGETATNQTAGEETQLQKDPAGTGFVPENLTPPLEEAEADNPSIYASDCHRPQDSTDSSGCRVGENEDAPLVFLFGDSHAASWYPALAELAEQGKIRLDTNTKSSCPSVDVPLVLEGVTYTECDTWRQGVIDRINEEQPDLVLLANYGAERPELEGGGDFATRWQQGMESTIDAIEGPGGDGSGSGSDEAGADGSGAGADGSGDGSSDGAADGSSSDGPVVDVLADVPDQGETSAVCLSKNLEDTAQCAVPRGEAFDPAVTEAEQSAAETTGARYVDLTAYLCNESMCPPIIGNVLVYRDGHHLTTHFSRLMAEPLWEEIEASLG
- a CDS encoding glycosyltransferase family 4 protein encodes the protein MRILLLTHYYAPEFGAPQRRWSALIERFEAAGHRVTVATPVPHYPGGRPTRAQLRTHPVGAVERGRHGETVLRTAYLPHRADITSRTADHLVSALDALRRLRRRFSRPGTRPDVVVATAPAIPTLLVGRTLAALWGVPLVVEMRDAWPDLVTHVGPVGALPAEAVHAPQPGALRRSLRWAVALAKGQVHAQVTSWQSGAQAVVTTTDRFADVLEERGVSPVEVVRNGTDLAKVTPQRDHLESDHTALRCLYLGNMGRSQGLDIVVRAAAQLHEEGVPVQVKMIGHGIEAPALAALAEELDAPVEVLPRIPHREVGAHYRWADTVVVSLRDWAPFQWTVPSKLYEMLATGRHITALLDGEAADVVRAADAGDVLPPGDVDALTALWRELAADRDRAGVRASGRAWVGEHADDDVLARRYLEILIGVAALD
- a CDS encoding PRC-barrel domain-containing protein — protein: MTETSGGETPAEHPEGDGFAVSAGATPQLGAEDARTSGSGAVSSDADEATGPGDGITDGEAEEGSSDAGRLARRARLQALAGVTVLGSDGAQVGRVRDIYVHDATGELAGITVVRRQLSSRSVLIPTAAIAVLPAPHTEPEEPDGRRRADAQIAAARRGGDSAGPDGADGSDSPDGSDASDGRATARRTSDRQHRRAAVDRDADPAHPQALWLFVDAASARAGLRPPDTLHASPQTLREAARAVGLEETSGDGGPRVTADGGPGVIAAGTAGPEEAAAG
- a CDS encoding TetR/AcrR family transcriptional regulator, which translates into the protein MSADPLTNVLRTLDTIAAAESEVGDDLPPVVGAPAEGAAVPSPAPAADPAAPGVPTGAVDSDEPRTVVAPETAAPESTGPGQARREAILDGASALFAERGYHGASLRDISRRVGISHPGMLHHFASKDALLGAVIDRLEAHAQGLLDSVESLQGSPATLLAALSGPWNPTQHSMALLATLSAEIVNPSHPGRYRIARLRLVHEHVLDEVLTGLADKGMLVPGADPAFVARTLFSLLLSLTVREHSVRELQQNGSGDPTRDVRDFVHLCVID
- a CDS encoding aspartate-semialdehyde dehydrogenase; protein product: MTSSTPSSTPSGSTSSSSGTAGATPGADAFDVTTTPGYTPDGPVIALVGATGQVGQVMLALLADRAVPHAGVRAFASARSAGRTVPYAGQSLLVEDAETADITSEGSTIDIAIFSAGGSTSKALSPRFADAGATVVDNSSAFRRDDQVPLVVSEVNPQAIDAPPRGIIANPNCTTMAAMPTLKPLHDAAGLARLKVATYQAVSGSGVAGVAELAGQVRAGADEVEKLALDGSSVDLGEPSTYVKPIAFNVLAMAGSIVEDGSNETDEEQKLRHESRKILDLPQLPVAGTCVRVPVMTGHAVAIHAEFDQPITPEQARELLEAADGVTVVDLPTPLDAAGRDGTFVGRIRQDQSVPDGKGLVLFAVADNLRKGAALNAIQIAELIAAR